In Helianthus annuus cultivar XRQ/B chromosome 3, HanXRQr2.0-SUNRISE, whole genome shotgun sequence, a single window of DNA contains:
- the LOC110932506 gene encoding metalloendoproteinase 1-MMP: MHRFFCYGILLILSLLQTVFPARTIPPATPPELTVNDLSHINKWQQFSKFTDAGKGDHFSGMSELKRYFHRFGYLDSDDFSDTFDDNLEAAVLTYQKKLGLPVTGKLDSGTVGLIMSPRCGVSDDVPHKRKNKFKFKFKFHVSKHYAYFSGEPRWQKGGKGEKTDTMTLTYAFSDNHMINYLSYSEIQGAFQRSFARWASTIPVSFTEVDDYRKADIKIAFYGGDHGDGVPFDGVLGVLAHAFSPENGRLHLDEAETWAVDLEASRSVVAVDLESVATHEIGHILGLAHSSVKEAVMYPSLGPRTRKVDLKIDDIMGVQNLYGSNPNFRYSPSMESDISPGYRPGRNRWFKLMTLFGLLVGLSFW, from the coding sequence ATGCACAGGTTTTTCTGTTATGGCATACTTCTCATTCTCTCTCTCCTCCAAACTGTTTTTCCCGCCAGAACCATTCCTCCGGCAACCCCACCGGAGTTGACCGTCAACGACCTATCCCATATCAACAAGTGGCAACAATTTTCAAAATTCACCGACGCAGGAAAGGGCGATCACTTCTCCGGCATGTCCGAGCTAAAGCGATACTTCCACCGATTCGGTTACCTAGACTCCGACGACTTTTCCGACACCTTCGACGACAACCTCGAAGCCGCCGTCTTAACCTACCAAAAAAAACTCGGGTTACCGGTCACCGGAAAACTCGATTCCGGCACCGTCGGCCTGATCATGTCGCCGCGGTGCGGCGTCTCCGATGATGTCCCACATAAacgtaaaaataaatttaaatttaaatttaaattccACGTGAGTAAACACTATGCGTATTTTAGCGGCGAGCCGAGGTGGCAAAAAGGGGGAAAAGGCGAAAAAACGGATACCATGACGCTAACGTACGCCTTTTCGGACAATCATATGATTAACTACCTTAGTTACTCCGAAATACAAGGTGCATTCCAACGGTCTTTCGCCCGGTGGGCGTCTACGATCCCCGTTAGTTTCACCGAGGTAGACGATTATCGAAAAGCGGATATAAAAATCGCGTTTTACGGAGGCGATCACGGCGATGGAGTGCCGTTTGATGGTGTTTTAGGGGTGTTGGCTCATGCATTTTCACCGGAAAACGGTAGGCTACATTTAGACGAAGCGGAAACGTGGGCCGTTGATTTGGAAGCTAGTAGATCGGTTGTGGCCGTTGATTTGGAGTCGGTTGCGACTCATGAGATCGGGCATATACTCGGGTTGGCCCATTCTTCGGTTAAGGAAGCGGTCATGTACCCGAGTTTGGGTCCGAGGACTAGAAAAGTGGATCTAAAGATTGATGATATTATGGGGGTACAGAATTTATACGGGTCGAACCCGAATTTTAGGTATAGTCCGTCTATGGAGTCGGATATTTCTCCCGGGTATCGGCCCGGGAGAAATAGATGGTTTAAATTGATGACTTTGTTTGGTTTACTTGTGGGTTTATCATTTTGGTGA
- the LOC110930573 gene encoding protein NONRESPONDING TO OXYLIPINS 2, mitochondrial isoform X2, producing MAARCNRFINKASISNLKSAFRSASVPKSAPSSPKFPLPTASPAPRFSISRCPSELGCVQSLLPLHNAVAAARLTSCLSTTSRSCRSLSQELGLSVPR from the exons ATGGCTGCAAGATGCAACAGATTCATTAACAAAGCTTCAATTTCAAATCTCAAATCCGCTTTTCGGTCCGCCTCTGTTCCCAAATCTGCCCCTTCATCCCCAAAGTTTCCCCTTCCAACCGCCTCACCGGCCCCTCGCTTTTCAATTTCAAG GTGTCCATCAGAGCTTGGATGTGTGCAGTCACTATTACCTCTGCATAATGCGGTTGCTGCAGCGAGATTGACATCCTGCTTGAGCACTACTTCAAGGAGTTGCAGATCTCTTTCACAGG AGCTGGGTTTATCGGTTCCAAGGTGA
- the LOC110930573 gene encoding protein NONRESPONDING TO OXYLIPINS 2, mitochondrial isoform X3 codes for MAARCNRFINKASISNLKSAFRSASVPKSAPSSPKFPLPTASPAPRFSISRCPSELGCVQSLLPLHNAVAAARLTSCLSTTSRSCRSLSQDAFDGS; via the exons ATGGCTGCAAGATGCAACAGATTCATTAACAAAGCTTCAATTTCAAATCTCAAATCCGCTTTTCGGTCCGCCTCTGTTCCCAAATCTGCCCCTTCATCCCCAAAGTTTCCCCTTCCAACCGCCTCACCGGCCCCTCGCTTTTCAATTTCAAG GTGTCCATCAGAGCTTGGATGTGTGCAGTCACTATTACCTCTGCATAATGCGGTTGCTGCAGCGAGATTGACATCCTGCTTGAGCACTACTTCAAGGAGTTGCAGATCTCTTTCACAGG ATGCATTTGATGGATCGTGA
- the LOC110930573 gene encoding protein NONRESPONDING TO OXYLIPINS 2, mitochondrial isoform X1: MAARCNRFINKASISNLKSAFRSASVPKSAPSSPKFPLPTASPAPRFSISRCPSELGCVQSLLPLHNAVAAARLTSCLSTTSRSCRSLSQGTLCRTSPGL; this comes from the exons ATGGCTGCAAGATGCAACAGATTCATTAACAAAGCTTCAATTTCAAATCTCAAATCCGCTTTTCGGTCCGCCTCTGTTCCCAAATCTGCCCCTTCATCCCCAAAGTTTCCCCTTCCAACCGCCTCACCGGCCCCTCGCTTTTCAATTTCAAG GTGTCCATCAGAGCTTGGATGTGTGCAGTCACTATTACCTCTGCATAATGCGGTTGCTGCAGCGAGATTGACATCCTGCTTGAGCACTACTTCAAGGAGTTGCAGATCTCTTTCACAGGGTACACTCTGCCGTACCTCTCCTGGCCTCTAa
- the LOC110930573 gene encoding protein NONRESPONDING TO OXYLIPINS 2, mitochondrial isoform X4 codes for MAARCNRFINKASISNLKSAFRSASVPKSAPSSPKFPLPTASPAPRFSISRCPSELGCVQSLLPLHNAVAAARLTSCLSTTSRSCRSLSQDEFDGT; via the exons ATGGCTGCAAGATGCAACAGATTCATTAACAAAGCTTCAATTTCAAATCTCAAATCCGCTTTTCGGTCCGCCTCTGTTCCCAAATCTGCCCCTTCATCCCCAAAGTTTCCCCTTCCAACCGCCTCACCGGCCCCTCGCTTTTCAATTTCAAG GTGTCCATCAGAGCTTGGATGTGTGCAGTCACTATTACCTCTGCATAATGCGGTTGCTGCAGCGAGATTGACATCCTGCTTGAGCACTACTTCAAGGAGTTGCAGATCTCTTTCACAGG ATGAATTTGATGGAACGTGA
- the LOC110930572 gene encoding putative pentatricopeptide repeat-containing protein At5g47460, protein MFLSKGLMNTKSYLSNHKHSQHVFLQKHLITSSNFTQSNPFNSDSKHTSNLHENVYHTEITNNAYDLVHKIRECTHSGLHNHGQQLHCYVLRSGFISDVYVSSALINFYVKLDLVKDAHKVFDEIPEPGLVAWNSLISGYVRSGKFRQALSLFLELERSSICSDSYSYTAVLAVCGQLRFIRLGGTVHSMIVKSGVECSSFVSNCLIDMYGKCEHVEDAIKIFDKMRFRDAVSWNSVIAACTRNRRIEQAVGFLNQMPNPDTISYNEIITGIAQFGNMEKAVEILSTMPNPNSSSWNSIITGYVNRNNPRSALKVFDQMHLNGIRMDGFTFSSILSGVARVGAHRRGTLIHCCVVKLGFDECVVVGSALIDMYSKCGQVNAAEFIFESLPDKNLVTWNAMISGFAHNENSTKVIELFEQLKHTKDLQPDGITFLNVLSACWHNKTPLEVATRYFESMIHDYQIDPTVEHCSCMIRLMGHEGEVWRAEGMIKRLGFESCGGVWRALLAACGVCGDLKVAETAARKVVDLEGDGEFVYVMMSNIYARFGKWEDAGAMRKMMRDKNVSKEAGYSRIE, encoded by the coding sequence ATGTTCCTGAGCAAGGGCCTTATGAACACGAAATCATATCTATCAAATCACAAACATTCACAACACGTTTTCTTGCAAAAACACTTGATCACCAGCAGTAACTTTACCCAATCAAACCCCTTTAATTCTGATTCTAAACACACTTCAAATCTCCACGAAAATGTCTACCACACTGAAATTACTAATAATGCATATGATCTGGTTCACAAGATCCGAGAATGCACACATTCGGGTCTTCATAACCATGGCCAACAGCTTCATTGCTACGTTTTGAGATCTGGGTTCATTTCCGATGTATATGTTTCATCTGCACTCATCAACTTCTATGTTAAACTGGACCTAGTAAAAGATGCACataaagtgtttgatgaaattCCTGAACCAGgtttagttgcttggaactcgtTGATCTCCGGGTATGTTCGATCAGGGAAGTTCCGTCAAGCTTTGAGTTTGTTTCTTGAGCTGGAAAGGTCAAGTATTTGTTCGGATTCATACTCGTATACTGCGGTTTTAGCTGTTTGTGGACAGCTAAGGTTTATACGATTAGGCGGAACTGTTCACTCCATGATTGTTAAATCTGGTGTAGAATGTAGTAGTTTTGTGTCCAATTGTTTGATTGATATGTACGGAAAATGCGAGCATGTTGAAGACGCGATCAAGATTTTTGACAAAATGCGGTTCAGGGACGCGGTTTCTTGGAACTCGGTGATTGCTGCGTGTACTCGAAACCGAAGAATCGAGCAAGCGGTTGGTTTTCTGAACCAAATGCCAAACCCGGATACGATATCATACAATGAGATAATCACTGGGATTGCACAGTTTGGGAACATGGAAAAAGCCGTTGAGATTCTGTCAACAATGCCAAACCCGAACTCATCTTCGTGGAACTCGATTATAACAGGGTATGTGAACCGTAACAATCCAAGAAGCGCACTTAAGGTGTTTGATCAAATGCATTTGAATGGCATACGGATGGACGGGTTCACGTTTTCAAGCATTTTAAGTGGCGTAGCGCGTGTTGGAGCGCATAGACGGGGGACGTTAATCCATTGTTGTGTGGTGAAGCTTGGTTTCGATGAATGTGTAGTCGTTGGCAGTGCTTTGATCGATATGTACTCTAAATGCGGGCAGGTAAACGCAGCCGAGTTCATTTTTGAATCATTACCCGATAAAAATCTAGTAACTTGGAACGCTATGATATCGGGATTCGCGCATAATGAGAATTCAACGAAAGTGATTGAACTATTCGAGCAGTTGAAACACACGAAAGATTTACAACCAGATGGGATCACGTTCCTGAACGTGTTATCGGCTTGTTGGCATAACAAGACGCCATTAGAAGTTGCAACCCGATACTTTGAATCAATGATACACGATTACCAAATCGATCCAACGGTTGAGCATTGTTCTTGCATGATCAGGCTTATGGGTCATGAAGGAGAAGTTTGGAGAGCCGAAGGGATGATAAAGCGGCTCGGGTTTGAGTCGTGTGGGGGTGTTTGGAGGGCGTTGCTTGCGGCTTGTGGGGTTTGTGGGGATTTAAAGGTGGCTGAAACTGCAGCTAGAAAGGTGGTTGATCTTGAAGGTGATGGTGagtttgtttatgttatgatgTCGAATATTTATGCGCGCTTTGGTAAGTGGGAAGATGCGGGTGCGATGAGGAAGATGATGAGAGACAAAAATGTGTCGAAAGAGGCTGGTTATAGCCGGATTGAATGA
- the LOC110930571 gene encoding protein DMP2, with protein MATTIKNKTLSGVGNLIKLLPTGTVFTFQFLNPVLTNNGHCTTINKYLTSILIALCGLSCIFSSFTDSYEDEEGSTRYIIATPKGIWPSPEKSSSVDVSKYKLRVGDFVHAAFAAVVFAVVALLDDNTVQCLYPEFETNEKMLMMVVPPFIGTVSGSVFMMFPNTRHGIGYPPSPTSQSQGDK; from the coding sequence ATGGCCACAACCATCAAAAACAAGACACTTTCCGGCGTCGGAAACCTCATAAAACTCCTTCCAACCGGCACTGTCTTCACTTTCCAGTTCCTAAACCCGGTCCTAACCAACAACGGCCATTGCACCACCATCAACAAATACCTAACCTCGATCCTCATCGCTCTTTGCGGCCTCTCTTGCATCTTCTCCTCCTTCACCGACAGCTACGAAGACGAAGAGGGATCTACCCGCTACATAATAGCCACTCCCAAAGGTATCTGGCCATCCCCAGAAAAATCTTCTAGTGTTGACGTCTCAAAGTACAAGCTTCGGGTTGGAGACTTTGTGCATGCGGCTTTCGCGGCTGTGGTTTTCGCGGTTGTGGCTTTGTTGGATGATAATACTGTTCAGTGTTTGTACCCTGAGTTTGAGACGAATGAGAAGATGTTGATGATGGTGGTGCCTCCGTTTATTGGGACGGTTTCGGGGTCGGTTTTTATGATGTTTCCTAATACTCGTCATGGGATTGGGTACCCACCTTCACCTACAAGCCAGAGCCAAGGGGACAAGTGA